A portion of the Saimiri boliviensis isolate mSaiBol1 chromosome 1, mSaiBol1.pri, whole genome shotgun sequence genome contains these proteins:
- the GPR75 gene encoding putative G-protein coupled receptor 75 has protein sequence MNSTDHLQDALNATSLHVPHLQEGNSTSLQEGLQDLIHTATLVTCTFLLTVIFCLGSYGNFIVFLSFFDPAFRKFRTNFDFMILNLSFCDLFICGVTAPMFTFVLFFSSASSIPDAFCFTFHLTSSGFIIMSLKTVAVIALHRLRMVLGKQPNRTASFACTLLLTLLLWATSFTLATLATLKTSKSHLCLPMASLIAGKGKAILSLYVVDFTFCVAVVSVSYIMIAQTLRKNAQVRKCPPVITVDASRPQPFMGVPVQGGGDPIQCAMPALYRNQNYNKLQHVQTRGYTKSPNQLVTPAASRLQLVSAINLSTAKDSKAVVTCVIIVLSVLVCCLPLGISLVQVVLSSNGSFILYQFELFGFTLIFFKSGLNPFIYSRNSAGLRRKVLWCLQYIGLGVFCCKQKTRLRAMGKGNLEVNRNKSSHHETNSAYMLSPKPQKKFVDQACGPSHSKESVVSPKISAGHQHCGQSSSTPINTRIEPYYSIYNSSPSQEESSPCNLQPVNSFGFASSYVAMHYHTTNDLMQEYDSTSAKQIPVPSV, from the coding sequence ATGAACTCAACAGACCACCTTCAGGATGCCCTCAATGCCACCTCGCTCCATGTGCCTCACTTGCAGGAAGGAAACAGCACCTCTCTGCAAGAGGGTCTTCAGGATCTCATCCACACAGCCACCTTGGTGACCTGTACTTTTCTACTCACGGTCATCTTCTGCCTGGGTTCCTACGGCAACTTCATTGTCTTCTTGTCCTTCTTCGATCCAGCCTTCAGGAAATTCAGAACCAACTTTGATTTCATGATCCTGAACCTGTCCTTCTGTGACCTCTTCATTTGTGGAGTGACGGCCCCCATGTTCACCTTCGTGTTATTCTTCAGCTCAGCCAGTAGTATCCCAGATGCTTTCTGCTTCACTTTCCATCTCACCAGTTCAGGCTTCATCATCATGTCCCTGAAGACAGTGGCAGTGATCGCCCTGCACCGGCTCCGGATGGTGCTGGGGAAGCAGCCGAATCGCACGGCCTCCTTTGCCTGCACCTTACTCCTCACCCTGCTTCTCTGGGCCACCAGTTTCACCCTTGCCACCTTGGCTACCTTGAAAACCAGCAAGTCCCACCTCTGTCTTCCCATGGCCAGTCTGATTGCTGGAAAAGGGAAAGCCATTTTGTCTCTCTATGTGGTCGACTTCACCTTCTGTGTGGCTGTGGTCTCTGTCTCTTACATCATGATTGCTCAGACCCTGCGGAAGAACGCTCAAGTCAGAAAGTGTCCCCCTGTGATCACAGTCGACGCTTCCAGACCACAGCCTTTCATGGGGGTCCCTGTGCAGGGAGGTGGAGACCCCATCCAGTGTGCCATGCCGGCTCTGTACAGGAACCAGAATTACAACAAACTGCAGCACGTTCAGACCCGTGGATATACTAAGAGTCCCAACCAGCTGGTCACCCCTGCAGCCAGCCGACTCCAGCTGGTATCAGCCATCAACCTCTCCACTGCCAAGGATTCCAAAGCCGTGGTCACCTGTGTGATCATCGTGCTGTCAGTCCTGGTGTGCTGTCTTCCACTGGGGATTTCCTTGGTACAGGTGGTTCTGTCCAGTAATGGGAGCTTCATTCTTTACCAGTTTGAATTGTTCGGATTTACCCTTATATTTTTCAAGTCAGGATTAAACCCTTTTATATATTCTCGGAACAGTGCAGGGCTGAGAAGGAAAGTGCTCTGGTGCCTCCAATACATAGGCCTGGGCGTTTTCTGCTGCAAACAAAAGACTCGACTTCGAGCCATGGGAAAAGGGAACCTCGAAGTCAACAGAAACAAATCCTCCCATCACGAAACAAACTCTGCCTACATGTTATCTCCAAAGCCACAGAAGAAATTTGTGGACCAGGCCTGTGGTCCAAGTCATTCAAAGGAAAGTGTGGTAAGTCCCAAGATCTCTGCTGGACATCAGCACTGTGGTCAAAGCAGCTCAACCCCCATCAACACTCGGATTGAACCTTACTACAGCATCTATAATAGCAGCCCTTCCCAGGAGGAGAGCAGCCCATGTAACTTACAGCCAGTAAACTCTTTTGGATTTGCCAGTTCCTATGTCGCCATGCATTACCACACCACTAATGACTTAATGCAGGAATATGACAGCACTTCCGCCAAGCAGATTCCAGTCCCCTCCGTTTAA